Proteins encoded in a region of the Stieleria neptunia genome:
- a CDS encoding DUF1592 domain-containing protein codes for MNRCTRNRFSFCGFPACVFGVSLWFGSLSVCLVNAAEPTGSPADEIAKVLTESEYSGLETLVTEYCLDCHSEDEPEADLDLSVVGEQSIQASAELWERVLRELTSRRMPPPDSYRPSEQIYQNTSERLVEALAHVAAKHPRPGRTDTFRRLNRFEYQNAIRDLLALDIDAEALLPADESSHGFDNVTVGDLPPTLVSRYINAARKISQLAIARPSDQLEGHTYRMPADVTQEKHVVGLPLGTRGGMLLHHTFPRSGVYEVQVNLARDRNEHVEGLNGKYQMEFLLDRERVAEFELVPPKARNRYFFDDSRLKARVTVEAGPHDLGVTFIKNKSSLIETKRQPLNVHFNSHRHPRLTPAVYQVSITGPYADDDASAAAESPPDTPSRQRVFSCYPASPEQNEACARQIISRLARLAYRRAVDDADVDRLMEFYRDGAAAAGFEAGIERALASILVSPRFLFRIERDPDGLDVGDAYAISDDELASRLSFFLWSSLPDDELLTVAEGGNLRDPSVLREQMQRMLNDPRAEALVTNFANQWLHLRNLESKTPDARLYPDFDDNLRQAMRRETELFFQSIIREDRSVLDLLRSDYTYLNERLAKHYGIPHVYGSRFRRVSLSGDEHRGGLLRHGSILTVTSYATRTSPVIRGNWVLVNLLATPTPPPPPNVPSLEEEVIGAELPIRERLAKHRSNPACASCHVIIDPIGFSLENYDAVGRWRDTEFGVPVDSEGALPSGDSFQSVTGLEAAIMQRPELFATAMTEKLTTYALGRGIGESDGPAIREIVRRAGQDQYRFSTLIWEIINSPAFQMRTYR; via the coding sequence ATGAATCGATGCACGCGAAACCGATTCTCTTTTTGTGGTTTTCCCGCTTGTGTCTTCGGCGTGTCGCTGTGGTTCGGATCGCTGTCGGTGTGCCTCGTAAACGCCGCAGAACCGACGGGTTCGCCGGCGGACGAAATCGCCAAAGTGCTGACCGAATCGGAGTACTCGGGTCTGGAGACGCTCGTCACCGAATACTGCTTGGATTGCCACAGCGAAGATGAACCGGAGGCGGACCTGGATCTTTCCGTGGTCGGCGAACAGAGCATCCAAGCGAGCGCGGAACTTTGGGAACGCGTGCTACGCGAACTCACTTCCCGCCGCATGCCTCCGCCCGATTCATACCGGCCCTCCGAACAGATTTATCAAAACACGAGCGAACGGTTGGTCGAGGCCTTGGCACACGTGGCTGCCAAGCATCCCCGGCCCGGCAGAACCGACACCTTTCGCCGGCTGAACCGATTCGAATACCAGAACGCGATCCGCGATCTGTTGGCGCTGGACATCGACGCCGAGGCCCTGTTGCCGGCGGATGAATCGAGTCACGGTTTCGACAACGTGACCGTCGGGGATCTGCCGCCGACGTTGGTCTCACGCTACATCAATGCGGCTCGCAAGATCAGCCAATTGGCGATCGCCAGACCGTCGGATCAATTGGAAGGCCACACGTACCGAATGCCCGCCGACGTGACGCAAGAAAAACACGTGGTCGGGCTGCCGCTGGGAACGCGGGGCGGCATGTTGCTGCACCATACCTTTCCGCGATCGGGCGTGTATGAAGTGCAAGTCAACTTGGCCCGCGACCGCAACGAACACGTCGAAGGGCTCAACGGAAAATACCAGATGGAGTTCCTGTTGGACCGCGAGCGTGTGGCCGAGTTTGAACTGGTCCCGCCCAAGGCTCGAAATCGATACTTCTTTGACGACAGCCGATTGAAGGCCCGCGTGACGGTGGAAGCGGGGCCACATGATTTGGGCGTGACGTTTATCAAGAACAAGTCGTCGTTGATTGAGACGAAACGGCAGCCGTTGAACGTGCATTTCAATTCGCACCGGCATCCGCGTTTGACGCCCGCGGTCTATCAAGTTTCGATCACCGGACCCTACGCCGACGACGATGCATCAGCCGCCGCTGAATCGCCGCCCGACACCCCCAGCCGTCAACGCGTCTTCAGCTGTTACCCTGCCTCGCCGGAACAGAACGAGGCCTGTGCCAGGCAGATCATTTCGCGGCTGGCCCGTCTCGCGTATCGACGAGCGGTCGATGACGCGGATGTCGACCGATTGATGGAGTTCTACCGAGACGGTGCAGCCGCAGCCGGTTTTGAGGCGGGGATCGAACGCGCACTCGCATCGATTCTGGTCAGTCCACGTTTTCTGTTTCGCATCGAACGCGATCCCGACGGACTGGATGTCGGCGACGCCTACGCGATCAGCGACGACGAGCTGGCGTCACGCCTGTCGTTCTTCTTGTGGAGCAGTCTTCCGGACGATGAACTGCTGACCGTCGCCGAAGGCGGGAACCTGCGAGACCCGAGTGTGCTCCGCGAACAGATGCAGCGGATGCTGAACGATCCGCGTGCCGAAGCGTTGGTGACCAATTTCGCCAACCAGTGGCTGCATCTGCGAAACCTGGAATCCAAGACTCCCGACGCGCGGTTGTATCCCGATTTTGATGACAATCTGCGGCAAGCGATGCGGCGGGAAACGGAACTGTTTTTCCAAAGCATCATCCGTGAAGACCGCAGCGTCTTGGACCTGCTGCGTTCCGACTACACGTATCTGAATGAGCGGTTGGCCAAGCACTATGGGATCCCACATGTTTACGGCAGCCGCTTTCGTCGCGTCAGCCTTTCCGGCGATGAACATCGGGGCGGGTTGCTGCGGCACGGCAGCATCTTGACGGTGACCTCCTACGCCACCCGCACGTCTCCGGTGATTCGGGGCAATTGGGTGTTGGTCAATCTGCTCGCCACCCCGACGCCGCCTCCACCGCCGAACGTTCCGTCGTTGGAGGAAGAAGTGATCGGCGCGGAGCTTCCGATCCGCGAACGTCTTGCCAAACACCGTTCCAATCCGGCGTGTGCCAGTTGTCACGTGATCATCGATCCGATCGGGTTTTCGCTGGAAAACTATGACGCGGTCGGACGCTGGCGGGACACCGAATTCGGCGTGCCCGTCGATTCAGAAGGCGCCCTTCCCAGCGGCGACAGCTTCCAAAGCGTGACGGGACTGGAGGCGGCGATCATGCAGCGGCCCGAGTTGTTCGCCACCGCGATGACCGAAAAACTGACCACCTACGCCTTGGGGCGAGGGATCGGCGAATCCGATGGCCCGGCGATTCGCGAGATCGTTCGTCGCGCCGGACAAGATCAGTACCGTTTTTCTACGTTGATCTGGGAAATCATCAACAGCCCGGCATTTCAAATGAGGACCTACCGGTGA
- a CDS encoding N-acyl-D-amino-acid deacylase family protein, whose product MYFLHATVIASTLTLTLPGLHSATKVCGQDPAPIDWVLRNGILHLGDGGPATTGDVAISGEKIVAVGEIDPKRTPIREIDCTGLIICPGFIDLHNHSDGEIQKKETASGMNYLTQGCTTLVTGNCGSGPVDVGQYYDEIDERGVGPNIMHLLPQGSLRRKVIGSEQRKATDEELAEMRRLAEQAMTDGAWGMSTGLIYVPSSYADTDELVAIAEIVAEHHGIYASHIRNEGTRLLDSVTEALEIGNRAKLPVHISHFKSSGQDSWGLVRRAVEQINQRRNEGQVITADQYPYTASSTSLGATCIPAWARAGGRKAMIARIDKADEQSKRILNAIDKKLEVTDNGHRIQIASYSVHPEWAGRRLDEIADEQGVDTLDLVLQIERSGGASVVNHSIDESDVRFVMQQPWVATASDGSAKLPSGSVPHPRNYGTFPRRIGYYAHREKVIPLEQAIYSATGLPAEILDVGDRGFLRVGYAADIAVIDPDSFIDRSTFVDPHQYSDGLVHLWVNGIPAIADGRATGSLAGRAIRKGINDQ is encoded by the coding sequence ATGTATTTTCTTCATGCAACGGTGATTGCCAGCACACTTACGCTCACACTGCCGGGACTTCATTCGGCGACGAAGGTCTGCGGCCAAGACCCGGCACCGATCGATTGGGTGCTCCGCAATGGCATCTTGCACCTCGGTGATGGCGGCCCCGCGACCACAGGTGACGTCGCGATTTCGGGTGAGAAAATTGTGGCCGTCGGCGAGATTGATCCGAAGCGTACGCCGATTCGCGAAATCGACTGCACCGGTTTGATCATCTGCCCGGGGTTCATTGATCTGCACAATCACAGTGACGGCGAGATCCAAAAGAAGGAAACCGCTTCGGGGATGAACTATCTGACGCAAGGTTGCACGACCCTGGTCACCGGCAATTGCGGCAGTGGTCCGGTCGACGTCGGCCAGTACTACGATGAAATCGACGAGCGGGGCGTTGGTCCAAACATCATGCACTTATTGCCCCAGGGCAGCCTGCGTCGCAAGGTCATCGGCAGCGAACAACGCAAGGCGACCGACGAAGAGTTGGCGGAAATGCGCCGGTTGGCCGAACAGGCGATGACCGACGGAGCGTGGGGCATGTCGACCGGGCTGATCTATGTCCCCAGTTCCTACGCCGATACCGACGAGTTGGTCGCGATCGCTGAAATCGTCGCCGAGCACCATGGAATCTATGCCAGCCATATCCGCAACGAGGGCACGCGGCTGCTCGATTCGGTGACCGAAGCGTTGGAGATCGGCAACAGGGCGAAACTTCCCGTTCACATCTCGCACTTCAAATCCTCCGGCCAAGACTCCTGGGGACTGGTCCGCAGGGCCGTCGAACAAATCAACCAACGTCGAAACGAAGGGCAGGTCATCACCGCCGATCAGTACCCCTACACCGCATCGAGCACGTCACTCGGTGCGACCTGCATTCCCGCTTGGGCACGCGCCGGAGGACGCAAAGCGATGATCGCGCGGATCGACAAGGCAGACGAACAATCCAAGCGGATCCTCAACGCCATCGACAAGAAACTTGAAGTCACCGACAACGGCCATCGCATTCAAATCGCCTCCTATTCCGTTCACCCCGAATGGGCAGGACGTCGCCTGGACGAAATCGCCGACGAGCAAGGTGTCGACACCCTGGATCTGGTCCTGCAAATCGAGCGCAGCGGCGGCGCGTCGGTCGTCAACCACAGCATCGATGAGAGCGACGTGCGGTTCGTGATGCAGCAACCGTGGGTCGCGACGGCTTCAGACGGTTCGGCGAAGCTGCCCTCGGGTTCGGTCCCCCATCCTCGCAACTACGGCACCTTCCCACGAAGAATCGGCTACTACGCCCATCGTGAAAAGGTCATTCCCCTGGAACAGGCGATCTATAGTGCGACCGGTTTGCCGGCGGAGATTTTGGACGTCGGTGATCGAGGATTTCTTCGCGTCGGGTACGCCGCAGACATCGCCGTCATCGATCCGGACTCGTTCATCGACCGGTCCACGTTCGTCGATCCGCATCAGTACAGCGATGGGTTGGTGCACTTGTGGGTCAACGGCATCCCGGCGATCGCCGATGGCAGGGCGACAGGCAGCTTGGCCGGCCGTGCGATCCGCAAGGGCATCAATGACCAATAA
- a CDS encoding gamma-glutamylcyclotransferase family protein: protein MKYFAYGSNCNQAIMEKKGVAFTSAEPAVLGGFRLRFNKMALRDALPSGIGFANINEDPAGEVEGILYEIVDDHLGRLDESERYPDHYGRIEVTVSSKNQSVTCITYQAQPDKLADGLRPSRNYLNHILAAKDFLSWQYFDALDKSQTFTDDCACCQKLGEVVFIKEDDQLHMLCQPCREARLIWGDTRGRRLTVAETRAMMTQLVEGGPGFSSVSELVQEAIATKVIDP from the coding sequence ATGAAATACTTCGCCTACGGCTCCAACTGCAACCAGGCGATCATGGAAAAGAAGGGGGTCGCGTTCACCAGCGCGGAGCCTGCGGTGCTCGGCGGCTTTCGATTGCGGTTCAACAAAATGGCGTTGCGAGACGCACTGCCATCCGGGATCGGATTCGCCAACATCAACGAAGACCCGGCCGGCGAAGTCGAAGGTATTCTCTACGAGATTGTCGATGATCATCTGGGCCGGTTGGATGAATCCGAACGCTATCCCGATCACTACGGACGGATCGAAGTCACCGTTTCGTCCAAGAACCAATCGGTGACGTGCATCACGTACCAAGCCCAGCCCGACAAGCTCGCCGACGGGCTGCGGCCCTCCCGCAATTACTTGAACCACATCCTGGCCGCCAAGGATTTCCTGTCCTGGCAGTACTTCGACGCGCTGGATAAATCCCAAACCTTCACCGACGATTGCGCCTGCTGCCAAAAACTCGGTGAAGTGGTGTTTATCAAGGAAGACGACCAACTCCACATGCTGTGCCAACCCTGTCGTGAGGCGCGACTGATCTGGGGCGACACCCGAGGGCGTCGCCTGACGGTGGCCGAGACTCGTGCGATGATGACGCAGTTGGTCGAAGGCGGCCCAGGTTTCAGCTCTGTCAGCGAACTGGTCCAAGAAGCCATCGCGACCAAAGTCATCGATCCCTAA
- a CDS encoding Gfo/Idh/MocA family protein: MAAVGAASILPSASNRAAGFESANGRPVFATIGLRNQGWTITQKSFRFADFAALADVDANVLGDNVEKVKMAQGKAPDAYKDYRKILDRKDIDAVMIATPDHWHTKIAIEAMYAGKDVYCEKPLTLTIDEGKQIEKVVKETGRVFQVGTMQRSESEQRFLQAVALVNNGRVGTVKKVTCGINGMVASPKIPVAPVPDGLDWDLWLGPAPKVDYRALPELREGYGGGVPLYSNCHYSFRNWHEYSGGKLTDWGAHHVDIACWALGASDTGPSKIAPLDYSLPVAYKDGHPTVADQYNAATKFNIRVDMPNDVEMIITSEGDNGILFEGTKGRFFVNRGKIVGRPVEDLVQHPLPEGAVEAVYGGPVSENHTANFIEGMKSRKQPISDVWTHNRMLEICHLSNIAMRLGRELNWDPDKREIIGDEQANSFLSRESRKGFEIQT; encoded by the coding sequence ATGGCTGCCGTCGGGGCGGCAAGCATTCTGCCGTCCGCGTCCAACCGTGCCGCCGGATTCGAATCCGCCAACGGGCGTCCCGTCTTTGCCACCATCGGACTTCGTAATCAAGGCTGGACGATCACTCAGAAATCGTTCCGTTTTGCCGACTTCGCCGCGTTGGCCGATGTGGATGCGAACGTGCTGGGGGACAACGTCGAGAAAGTGAAGATGGCTCAGGGCAAGGCGCCCGATGCCTACAAAGACTATCGCAAGATCTTGGACCGCAAAGACATCGACGCGGTGATGATCGCCACGCCGGACCACTGGCACACCAAGATCGCGATCGAGGCCATGTATGCGGGCAAAGATGTCTACTGCGAAAAACCGCTCACGCTGACCATCGACGAAGGCAAACAGATCGAAAAGGTCGTCAAGGAAACCGGACGCGTGTTCCAGGTCGGCACGATGCAGCGAAGCGAATCGGAGCAGCGATTCCTGCAGGCGGTCGCATTGGTCAACAACGGCCGCGTCGGCACGGTCAAAAAAGTCACCTGCGGAATCAACGGCATGGTCGCCTCCCCCAAGATTCCCGTGGCACCCGTGCCCGACGGGCTGGACTGGGATCTATGGCTCGGGCCGGCACCAAAAGTTGACTATCGAGCGTTACCCGAACTGCGGGAAGGCTACGGTGGCGGCGTGCCGCTGTACAGCAATTGCCACTATTCCTTCAGGAACTGGCACGAATACTCCGGCGGCAAGTTGACCGACTGGGGAGCCCACCACGTCGACATCGCTTGCTGGGCGCTCGGCGCCAGCGACACCGGTCCCAGTAAAATCGCTCCGCTCGATTACTCGTTGCCGGTCGCATACAAGGACGGTCATCCCACCGTCGCCGATCAGTACAACGCGGCGACGAAGTTCAACATTCGAGTCGACATGCCCAACGATGTCGAGATGATCATCACCAGCGAAGGCGACAACGGCATCTTGTTCGAAGGAACCAAGGGCCGTTTCTTTGTCAATCGTGGAAAGATCGTCGGTCGGCCCGTCGAGGACCTGGTACAGCATCCTCTGCCCGAAGGAGCGGTCGAAGCGGTGTACGGTGGACCGGTCAGCGAAAACCATACCGCCAACTTCATCGAAGGCATGAAATCACGCAAGCAACCGATTTCCGACGTCTGGACCCACAACCGGATGCTGGAGATCTGCCACCTGTCCAACATCGCGATGCGGCTGGGACGCGAACTCAACTGGGATCCGGACAAGCGAGAAATCATCGGCGACGAACAAGCCAACTCGTTCCTGTCGCGCGAAAGCCGCAAGGGTTTTGAAATCCAAACCTGA
- a CDS encoding DUF1552 domain-containing protein → MNFIRKKAISRRTVLRGVGGAIALPLLDAMVPAATALDATPAAPVRRLGYVFMPMGCDLSRWKPPGEPTLGALPPILSSLEPVRDQVTVISNLELANAYPGSHATSNSAFLSAAKAKHTEGTDYYLGTTADQLAAKQIGQSTQLPSMELSMDLMQTVGQCDNGYACVYQNNLSWSSPTTPLPSEAHPRIVFESMFGAGGTAAQRRAELNEKASLLDWMSEDIARLNREVGASDRIRINQYLDSVREVERRIQKAEADAKDNELPDLDRPMGVPASYADHARLMFDLQVLAMQADITRVITFQLARETSNRSYPELGVPESHHPLSHHGNDEEKIAKMAKINQFHVSLFAGFLEKLRATTDGNGTLLDHALLLYGSGMGNPNVHDHSDLPIIVAGGAAGGMQGGRHIQYDRPTPLANLHLTLLDKAGVKLDKFADSEGPVDELFEPLSV, encoded by the coding sequence GTGAACTTTATTCGAAAGAAAGCAATCTCGCGTCGCACGGTGTTACGCGGCGTCGGCGGTGCCATCGCCCTGCCGTTGCTCGACGCGATGGTACCGGCCGCCACGGCGCTCGATGCAACCCCGGCGGCACCCGTTCGACGTCTCGGTTATGTCTTCATGCCGATGGGATGCGACCTGTCACGCTGGAAACCGCCCGGCGAACCCACCCTCGGCGCGTTGCCGCCGATCCTCAGCTCACTCGAGCCGGTCCGAGACCAGGTCACGGTGATCAGTAATTTGGAATTGGCCAACGCTTACCCGGGTTCGCACGCGACATCCAACTCGGCGTTCTTGAGTGCGGCCAAGGCGAAGCATACCGAGGGGACGGACTACTATCTGGGAACAACCGCCGATCAATTGGCGGCCAAACAGATCGGCCAGTCCACGCAACTGCCATCGATGGAATTGTCGATGGACCTGATGCAAACCGTCGGGCAATGCGACAACGGTTATGCCTGCGTGTACCAGAACAATTTGTCGTGGTCTTCACCGACCACCCCGCTGCCCTCCGAAGCGCATCCGCGGATCGTGTTCGAGAGCATGTTCGGAGCGGGCGGCACTGCAGCCCAGCGTCGGGCGGAATTGAACGAAAAGGCGAGTCTGTTGGATTGGATGTCCGAAGACATTGCCCGCTTGAATCGCGAAGTCGGCGCGTCGGATCGAATCCGGATCAACCAATATTTGGATTCGGTGCGCGAAGTCGAACGCCGGATCCAGAAAGCCGAAGCGGACGCCAAAGACAACGAGCTGCCGGATTTGGATCGGCCGATGGGCGTCCCCGCCTCGTATGCCGATCACGCCCGATTGATGTTCGATCTGCAAGTCCTGGCGATGCAGGCCGATATCACACGCGTGATTACGTTCCAGTTGGCTCGCGAGACGAGCAACCGAAGTTATCCCGAATTGGGAGTCCCGGAATCGCATCACCCGCTGTCGCATCACGGCAACGACGAAGAAAAGATCGCGAAGATGGCAAAGATCAATCAGTTCCACGTGTCGCTGTTCGCGGGCTTTCTGGAAAAGCTGCGAGCGACGACGGACGGCAACGGCACGTTGCTGGATCATGCGCTGTTGCTCTACGGCAGCGGCATGGGAAACCCGAACGTTCACGACCACTCCGATTTGCCGATCATCGTTGCCGGCGGTGCAGCCGGCGGCATGCAGGGTGGACGGCACATCCAATACGATCGCCCCACGCCCCTGGCCAACCTGCACCTGACGTTGTTGGACAAGGCCGGCGTCAAACTGGACAAGTTTGCCGACAGCGAAGGACCGGTCGACGAACTGTTTGAACCGCTTTCGGTGTGA
- a CDS encoding peptidoglycan-binding domain-containing protein, whose product MSIDGAFGPMTEAAVMCFQESKQLRSTGLVDEETFDALGAASSDARYSETRNLFRWVWNRYLAGQADTHRP is encoded by the coding sequence CTGTCGATCGATGGCGCCTTTGGACCGATGACCGAAGCGGCCGTGATGTGTTTTCAGGAATCGAAACAACTGCGGTCGACCGGCCTCGTCGATGAAGAAACATTTGATGCACTCGGGGCGGCCTCTTCGGATGCCCGCTACAGCGAGACGCGCAACCTGTTTCGTTGGGTCTGGAATCGCTATCTTGCGGGCCAGGCGGACACGCACCGCCCGTAG
- a CDS encoding DMT family transporter yields MISNSPPSKAWRGRLLIVLAAVMWSMSGFFAKAPWFDGWAPESRGVLLAFFRSLFALIILVPMVRRPEFRPAMIPMTVCFALMVWSFMTAMVSIPAASVIWLQYLSPAWVMLGAVTILKDRVRGADVRMFLFCIAGVALILAMELRAGGNLPATALAVLSGITFAGVVLTIRSMSDVDSAWLITLNHAATVLLLLPWAWSSHQTIQVSAYVALGAFGVIQMSIPYIVFARGLRRVNSAEASMLILIEPILVPIWVYLAWRHHPSYDAPQWWTLAGGGLIFVGLVQRYLPAVIRNTRRRFL; encoded by the coding sequence GTGATTTCGAATTCCCCTCCGAGCAAAGCCTGGCGTGGCAGATTGTTGATCGTCCTGGCGGCGGTGATGTGGAGCATGAGTGGCTTCTTTGCCAAGGCGCCTTGGTTCGACGGCTGGGCGCCGGAGTCTCGGGGCGTGCTGCTGGCGTTTTTCCGCAGCCTGTTCGCATTGATCATTCTGGTCCCGATGGTTCGTCGCCCGGAGTTTCGCCCCGCGATGATCCCGATGACGGTCTGCTTTGCGTTGATGGTCTGGTCATTCATGACGGCCATGGTGTCCATCCCGGCGGCCAGTGTGATCTGGCTGCAATACCTCTCCCCCGCTTGGGTCATGCTGGGTGCGGTGACGATCCTCAAAGATCGCGTCCGCGGCGCCGACGTGCGGATGTTTTTGTTCTGCATTGCCGGCGTCGCGTTGATTCTCGCCATGGAACTCCGCGCCGGAGGAAACTTGCCGGCAACGGCCCTGGCGGTCTTGTCGGGAATCACGTTCGCCGGCGTGGTCCTGACGATCCGATCGATGAGCGACGTGGATTCGGCATGGTTGATCACGCTCAACCACGCCGCGACCGTGCTGCTGTTGCTTCCCTGGGCCTGGTCCAGCCACCAAACGATTCAAGTCTCTGCCTACGTCGCACTGGGCGCGTTCGGGGTGATTCAGATGTCGATCCCGTACATCGTGTTTGCCCGAGGACTGCGCCGGGTCAACAGCGCCGAAGCCTCGATGTTAATCCTGATCGAACCGATCCTGGTACCGATCTGGGTCTACCTTGCTTGGCGGCACCACCCGTCCTATGACGCGCCCCAGTGGTGGACGCTTGCCGGTGGCGGATTGATTTTTGTCGGATTGGTCCAGCGTTACCTGCCCGCGGTGATACGCAACACCAGGCGTCGGTTTTTATAA
- a CDS encoding Na+/H+ antiporter NhaC family protein has product MNDHPYGWFSLLPPLVAIVLAMVTKRAALSLLMGIFCGALITNGGDPIGALVDFCEVHLWPTLADPGKLRIFSFTLLMGAMIGVISRSGGMLGLIKLISPIAKTRRGGQLTTWMLGLVVFFDDYSNTVLLGGTLRPLCDRLKISRQKLAYIVDSTAAPMASLALLSTWIAVEIDYIAEGLGDIEGANVSRAMELFIASVPYRFYAILALGMVPILALMGRDFGPMLRAEKAVVAGSEQRQDDPGSIADPLTEPTAAASWRVAVVPIAVTLAAVIALLYATGTASLRSGSSEPTGDTPPLRDILGAADSSLALQYGALLGLATIAVICLTRKLLTLQQIREASWGGMKIVLPAIIILWTASALSRLTSGKSVDGQSGTAFEYQDHRLYTGQFVAETILSGARVSPEQDAESPSSNSVPIVVRLLPTIVFLLAAVLSFSTGTSFGTMGLLMPMTLTLTAPLIGLLPADVSTTDALTHPLMLATIASVLSGAVFGDHCSPISDTTILSSQACGCDHMEHVLTQMPYAVTAGTIAIIAGTIPIGWGVSWGWLIMIQAMLLVGVVAIVGKRTPSETSD; this is encoded by the coding sequence TTGAACGATCACCCCTACGGCTGGTTCAGCTTACTGCCTCCGCTGGTCGCCATCGTGCTGGCGATGGTGACCAAGCGGGCCGCGTTGTCGCTGTTGATGGGCATTTTTTGCGGCGCGTTGATCACCAACGGCGGTGACCCGATCGGGGCGTTGGTCGATTTTTGCGAAGTCCATTTGTGGCCGACTCTGGCCGACCCCGGAAAGCTGCGAATCTTTTCCTTCACCCTGCTGATGGGGGCGATGATCGGCGTGATCAGTCGCAGCGGCGGGATGCTGGGGCTGATCAAATTAATTTCCCCGATCGCCAAAACACGGCGCGGCGGCCAACTGACAACGTGGATGCTGGGATTGGTCGTGTTTTTTGACGACTACTCCAACACTGTCTTGTTGGGCGGAACCCTGCGACCGCTTTGTGATCGGTTGAAAATCTCACGGCAAAAACTCGCCTACATCGTCGATTCCACGGCGGCACCGATGGCCAGTCTGGCGCTGCTGTCGACCTGGATCGCCGTCGAGATCGATTACATCGCCGAAGGACTCGGTGACATCGAAGGGGCAAACGTATCGCGCGCGATGGAACTGTTCATCGCCAGCGTGCCCTATCGCTTTTACGCCATCCTGGCGCTCGGCATGGTGCCGATTCTGGCGCTGATGGGACGAGATTTTGGTCCGATGCTGCGGGCCGAAAAAGCAGTGGTTGCCGGATCCGAGCAGCGGCAAGATGATCCCGGTTCGATCGCCGACCCGTTGACCGAACCGACCGCGGCGGCCTCGTGGCGCGTCGCGGTCGTTCCGATCGCGGTGACGTTGGCCGCCGTGATCGCGTTGTTGTACGCCACGGGAACCGCTTCGCTGCGGTCGGGGTCATCGGAGCCCACCGGTGACACGCCGCCACTGCGAGACATCCTCGGTGCGGCCGACTCGAGTCTGGCCCTGCAATACGGTGCGCTGCTGGGGCTGGCAACGATCGCAGTGATCTGTCTGACGCGAAAGTTGTTGACGTTGCAGCAGATCCGCGAAGCCAGCTGGGGAGGGATGAAAATCGTCCTGCCGGCGATCATCATCCTTTGGACCGCTTCGGCGCTGTCACGGTTGACCAGTGGCAAGTCCGTCGACGGGCAATCCGGCACGGCGTTCGAATACCAAGACCATCGGCTGTACACGGGGCAGTTCGTCGCCGAAACGATTTTGTCCGGGGCGCGAGTCTCTCCGGAACAAGACGCGGAGTCCCCATCATCAAACTCGGTACCGATCGTGGTTCGCCTGCTGCCCACGATCGTGTTCCTGTTGGCCGCGGTGCTGTCGTTTTCCACCGGCACCAGTTTTGGCACCATGGGGTTGCTGATGCCGATGACGCTAACACTGACCGCTCCGCTGATCGGATTGCTGCCGGCCGACGTTTCGACAACCGATGCGTTGACCCATCCGTTGATGTTGGCGACGATCGCCAGCGTGCTCTCCGGTGCCGTCTTCGGCGATCACTGTTCACCGATCTCGGACACCACCATCCTGTCCTCCCAGGCCTGTGGCTGCGATCACATGGAACACGTGTTGACGCAAATGCCTTACGCGGTCACCGCGGGTACGATCGCGATCATCGCCGGGACGATTCCGATCGGTTGGGGCGTCAGCTGGGGGTGGCTGATCATGATCCAAGCGATGCTGCTGGTCGGCGTGGTGGCGATCGTGGGAAAGCGGACGCCAAGTGAGACGAGTGATTGA